A stretch of DNA from Desulfovibrio legallii:
TACGTGCACAACACGCAGGAGGACACGGTCAACGCCGCCGCCGCCATGCAGGCGGCGGGCGCGGCCGTCATCATCGTCATGGGCGGGGACGGCACCAGCCGCGCCGCCTGCAAGGGCGCGCGCCAGACGCCCATTTTACCTCTCTCTACCGGCACCAACAACGTCTTTCCCGTCATGGCCGAAGCCACGGTGGCCGGGCTGGCCGCCGGGGTGCTGGCCTGCGGCGGCGTAAGTCGGGACGAGGGCTGTACGCGCCCCACCTATCTGGAAGTGCTGGTGAACGAAGAAGTGCGCGATCTCGCCCTGGTGGACGCGGCCGTGTACGACGATGTATTCCTGGCCTCCCGCGCGGTGTGGGACATCACCAGGGTGCGTCAGTTGTTTTTCTCGCGCTGCAAGCCGGAAAGCATCGGGCTTTCCGCCGTGGGCGGGCAGCTGGAGCGCGTCGGGCCCGAAGAGCCGCGCGGCCTTGCCCTGGATCTGGACCCGGACTTTGCCTGCAAGGTGCGGGCGGCCATCTGCCCCGGCCTG
This window harbors:
- a CDS encoding NAD(+)/NADH kinase encodes the protein MKAAIIANPASGKDIRRLVAHGSVFDNQEKVRMVRRILVGLAAAGVRDVLYMPEGYGIVPRALDDLDALETPVNVAPVDIYVHNTQEDTVNAAAAMQAAGAAVIIVMGGDGTSRAACKGARQTPILPLSTGTNNVFPVMAEATVAGLAAGVLACGGVSRDEGCTRPTYLEVLVNEEVRDLALVDAAVYDDVFLASRAVWDITRVRQLFFSRCKPESIGLSAVGGQLERVGPEEPRGLALDLDPDFACKVRAAICPGLFADVGVVKVRPMRPGVAVPVGLTPCVLALDGEREVEVRGEECAAVRLAEDRLYVADVEKILEYARQRGIFLRGAQVCYAN